One window from the genome of Garra rufa chromosome 1, GarRuf1.0, whole genome shotgun sequence encodes:
- the LOC141342755 gene encoding up-regulator of cell proliferation-like, which translates to MKTLLENLGLAEYYDKKLTLQTVLQIGKNSITDAPIQHLSDLPWLFLKRLMMLQRTARNVKCTQSDEAEDSEWDDEQDSAESNCSQLVNPLDILTAVFLCSDSFLQQEMTVKMSMCQFAVPLLLPNNDTNQITLMLWAMRDIVKKYKPHSLSDSSRFVQERIAQSDLPLVSFVRLGRCNISKSEILNKLLSNPQQYTDTFVHFNMDCGNINKKISDGLVEMAWYLPCGNKNIDVFPGPVAIANLRGDIQKFETEYSFLCKASAAMFVFFESQLLDSELISSQSQKSTPQLFFVGNNSNEDIRHTVKNLNLKRGNFIFKAKQNDADFVDKIKIKLQDAIKNSNHKMSVVRMAEIARNLGISVDEDADECQFAKARANEITSKINDIVQFKKTELPLQGDILMKLAKLEKEECRLKEVEDKNIDEYKNDLQMQQKDLREKQYRKNMSATMSCFISALSVSTIERAYFLKWLRIDLENHSHKVLPQLRELYKQKCQDVCGNKKDIAELDKKISNSSLGVEHFIREMSQLYESAISLSENALYRKQLEHLPRLCAQLLLDGYSLELVDGDSSNIPVKWLSSVFSELNTIVKPKNKIKVVTVLGVQSSGKSTLLNTMFGVQFAVSSGRCTRGAFMQLINVTEACNADLNSDYIVIIDTEGLKSPELAQLDNSYEHDNELATIVVGLSDVTIVNIAMENSTEMKDILQIIVHAFLRMKEIGKKHTCLFVHQNVADVSAHDSNMRDRKFLLEQLDEMTQAAAKMENKLEFKKFTDVMNYDTKTGDYYIPGLWHGNPPMAPVSIGYSESVYTLRKRIMEVFRCYKPSNINEFLKWTEDLWTAVKFEKFIFSFRNSLVADAYIKLCTEYNRWDWTLRKQMHTWASEAKTKILNYGKFENSEKHTIEDVRCNLLQEANVELSKGEDEIINKIKSYYKQGDGHVELVESYRQDFINSAKSLKTELLNSISRKLDDAVSRRNGMIKVEGIKKTYMDSIEKKVLNLLKDCREKKSDMSDSMLDKAFENMWQETVRTLSYTGLQSEDIMTRVFHHLRNSLQSRGSSMAQKLDKVKGLNDQGHGKIVVDKDKNFISKWFFQNQIKITQEMSDNLIMDCWEFVRAKGKSKDDYDDTYIREILNMIDEKLKAHEDLKLKEDFELALKLHICGFASREFQKIHNKFIQENNPLTALEKAKQTYHRKFIDLYRERDQCQNTADEFMRKCLEPAFERYISENLGMEMADKMVTGENSAIFGTRTTFQISILKNLLLESKFETYLRFIKSYERSVKVFIFDRVKKHFLGENRIVKLEEALVNTVVSEIIQAIEEAEQNPNIHDIKGFIQDICRKLQKRLVIPKDAVDKISTLNNANPKKIAECLQCSVKDMHESLKRSCSVTPFQIKIDHLQIKPQDVLFRRVHGCGKQCPFCEAPCEAGGEDHTKHFVSIHRPKGLGRYRFDDSEKLVTDICTTSVNSEQKFKCHDTNDQWHLYKEYSKIYPDWRIDPDSSIEASAYWKYVMVKFNDKFAKEYNAKPADIPSPWRKISMADAEKSLV; encoded by the coding sequence ATGAAGACTCTCCTGGAAAACCTGGGTTTGGCCGAATACTATGATAAAAAGCTCACTCTCCAAACAGTTCTGCAGATTGGCAAGAACAGCATTACAGATGCGCCTATCCAGCACCTTTCAGATCTGCCATGGCTCTTCTTAAAGAGACTAATGATGCTACAAAGGACAGCAAGGAATGTTAAGTGTACCCAATCAGATGAGGCAGAAGATTCTGAGTGGGATGATGAACAGGATAGTGCTGAATCAAATTGTTCTCAGTTAGTAAATCCTTTAGACATTCTGACTGCTGTATTTCTTTGTTCTGACAGTTTTCTTCAGCAGGAAATGACAGTGAAAATGTCCATGTGCCAGTTTGCTGTCCCTCTGCTGCTTCCAAACAATGATACAAATCAAATCACTCTTATGCTTTGGGCAATGAGAGATATTGTGAAAAAATACAAACCACACTCCTTATCAGATTCAAGTAGATTTGTTCAGGAAAGGATTGCTCAGTCAGACCTACCATTAGTGTCTTTTGTGAGACTTGGTAGGTGCAACATCTCCAAATCAGAAATTCTGAATAAGTTGCTTAGCAATCCACAGCAGTACACAGATACATTTGTGCACTTCAACATGGATTGCGGAAACATCAACAAGAAAATATCAGATGGCTTGGTTGAGATGGCCTGGTATCTTCCATGTGGAAACAAGAACATTGATGTCTTTCCTGGACCTGTAGCTATTGCAAACTTGAGAGGTGACATTCAGAAATTTGAAACAGAGTACTCTTTCCTTTGTAAGGCTTCAGCTGCTATGTTTGTGTTCTTTGAATCCCAACTTTTAGATTCAGAGTTAATTTCATCCCAGAGTCAGAAATCTACACCTCAGCTATTTTTTGTGGGGAACAATAGCAATGAGGACATTAGACATACAGTCAAAAATCTCAATCTAAAGAGAGGTAATTTCATCTTTAAAGCTAAGCAAAATGATGCAGACTTTGTTgacaaaattaaaatcaagttGCAAGATGCAATTAAGAACAGCAATCACAAAATGTCAGTTGTTCGTATGGCTGAGATTGCACGAAATCTAGGAATCTCTGTGGATGAGGATGCTGATGAATGTCAGTTTGCCAAAGCACGTGCAAATGAAATCACATCAAAAATTAATGACATAGTTCAGTTCAAAAAGACGGAGCTGCCCTTGCAAGGAGACATCTTGATGAAACTGGCCAAGTTAGAGAAGGAGGAATGCCGATTAAAGGAAGTAGAAGATAAAAATATCGACGAGTACAAGAATGATCTTCAGATGCAGCAAAAGGATCTCAGAGAAAAGcaatacagaaaaaacatgtCAGCTACAATGAGCTGCTTTATCAGTGCTTTATCGGTATCAACAATAGAAAGGGCCTACTTCTTAAAATGGTTAAGAATTGATTTGGAGAATCACTCACATAAAGTGCTGCCTCAACTCAGAGAACTCTACAAACAGAAATGTCAAGATGTTTGTGGGAACAAGAAAGACATTGCTGAGCTTGATAAAAAGATTTCCAACAGTTCTTTAGGAGTGGAGCACTTCATTCGAGAGATGAGCCAGCTTTACGAGTCTGCAATCTCACTCTCAGAAAATGCACTTTACCGAAAACAACTGGAACATTTACCTAGACTTTGTGCTCAACTACTGCTGGATGGATATTCACTTGAACTTGTGGATGGAGATTCTTCAAATATTCCTGTAAAGTGGCTTTCTAGTGTGTTTTCTGAATTAAACACAATAGTGAAACCAAAAAACAAGATTAAGGTTGTTACTGTTTTGGGCGTCCAGAGTTCAGGAAAGTCAACTTTGCTGAACACTATGTTTGGAGTTCAGTTTGCAGTAAGCAGTGGAAGGTGCACCAGGGGAGCCTTTATGCAGCTTATCAATGTAACAGAAGCGTGTAATGCAGACCTCAACAGTGATTATATAGTCATAATTGACACTGAGGGACTAAAGTCCCCTGAACTCGCTCAACTGGACAACAGCTATGAACATGACAATGAGTTGGCAACCATTGTTGTTGGACTGAGTGATGTAACAATTGTCAACATCGCCATGGAAAACTCTACAGAGATGAAAGACATTTTACAGATCATTGTTCATGCCTTCCTTAGGATGAAGGAAATCGGTAAGAaacacacatgtttgtttgtaCACCAGAATGTTGCTGATGTCTCAGCTCATGATTCAAACATGAGAGACCGTAAATTTCTGTTGGAACAACTGGATGAAATGACACAAGCTGCAGCCAAAATGGAAAACAAATTGGAGTTCAAGAAATTTACAGATGTGATGAACTATGACACCAAAACAGGTGATTACTACATCCCTGGATTGTGGCATGGAAACCCCCCAATGGCACCAGTAAGTATTGGCTATAGTGAGTCTGTGTATACTCTCAGAAAGCGCATAATGGAGGTCTTCAGATGTTACAAGCCCAGCAACATCAATGAATTTCTTAAATGGACCGAAGATTTGTGGACTGCTGTGAAATTTGAGAAATTCATCTTTAGCTTCAGAAATAGCCTGGTGGCTGATGCATACATCAAACTGTGCACAGAGTACAACAGATGGGACTGGACACTGAGAAAGCAAATGCACACTTGGGCATCAGAAGCTAAAACGAAGATCTTGAACTATGGAAAATTTGAAAACTCAGAGAAGCATACCATTGAAGACGTCCGCTGTAATTTACTACAAGAAGCAAATGTTGAGCTTTCAAAAGGAGAAGATGAAATTATTAACAAGATCAAATCATACTATAAACAAGGAGATGGTCATGTTGAACTTGTGGAAAGTTATCGACAAGACTTTATAAATTCTGCAAAGTCTTTGAAGACAGAGCTTTTGAATTCCATCAGTAGAAAACTGGATGATGCTGTTTCACGTCGAAATGGAATGATCAAGGTGGAAGGAATCAAAAAGACATACATGGACTCAATAGAGAAAAAAGTGCTGAACTTGCTGAAAGACTGtcgtgagaaaaagtcagacaTGTCAGACTCCATGCTAGATAAAGCATTTGAAAATATGTGGCAGGAGACTGTCAGGACATTGTCATACACAGGGCTTCAATCAGAAGATATCATGACAAGAGTTTTTCATCATCTGAGGAATAGTCTTCAGTCTAGAGGAAGTTCAATGGCTCAAAAATTAGACAAAGTGAAGGGTTTAAATGATCAGGGCCATGGAAAAATTGTAGTAGACAAAGACAAAAACTTTATATCCAAATGGTTTTTTCAAAATCAGATCAAGATCACTCAAGAGATGTCAGACAACCTTATCATGGACTGTTGGGAATTTGTTAGAGCAAAGGGGAAAAGTAAGGATGATTATGATGACACATACATCAGGGAAATTCTTAACATGATTGATGAGAAACTTAAGGCTCATGAAGATCTTAAGCTGAAGGAAGACTTTGAACTCGCTCTTAAACTGCACATATGTGGATTTGCAAGCAGAGAATTTCAAAAGATCCACAATAAATTTATCCAGGAAAATAACCCACTTACTGCCTTGGAGAAGGCCAAACAAACATACCACCGTAAATTCATAGACCTTTACCGTGAACGAGACCAATGTCAGAATACGGCTGATGAATTCATGAGAAAATGCCTGGAACCTGCCTTTGAACGATATATTTCTGAGAATTTGGGCATGGAAATGGCAGATAAGATGGTGACTGGTGAAAACTCAGCAATATTTGGAACAAGGACAACATTCCAGATTTCAATCCTAAAGAATCTTCTTCTTGAATCTAAATTTGAAACATATTTGCGTTTCATTAAGTCATATGAAAGGTCAGTTAAAGTCTTCATTTTTGACAGAGTTAAAAAGCACTTTTTAGGAGAGAACCGAATTGTCAAATTAGAGGAAGCGCTTGTCAATACTGTCGTCAGTGAAATTATCCAGGCAATCGAAGAGGCAGAACAAAACCCAAATATACATGACATCAAGGGATTCATCCAAGACATATGCAGGAAACTCCAAAAAAGGCTTGTTATTCCCAAGGATGCAGTGGACAAAATCAGCACACTAAACAATGCAAATCCCAAAAAAATTGCTGAATGTCTTCAATGTTCTGTGAAGGACATGCATGAATCACTGAAAAGGTCTTGTTCGGTAACTCCCTTTCAAATCAAAATAGATCATCTTCAAATCAAACCACAGGATGTTCTGTTCAGACGAGTTCATGGCTGTGGGAAACAGTGTCCATTCTGTGAAGCACCATGTGAAGCTGGAGGAGAAGACCATACTAAACACTTTGTCTCAATCCACAGACCAAAAGGTCTCGGCCGCTACAGATTTGATGATTCTGAAAAACTAGTGACAGACATCTGTACAACATCGGTGAACAGCGAACAAAAATTCAAATGCCATGATACCAATGATCAGTGGCATCTATATAAGGAATACAGCAAAATCTATCCAGACTGGCGAATTGATCCAGACTCTAGCATAGAGGCCTCAGCATACTGGAAATATGTGATGGTAAAATTCAATGATAAATTTGCTAAAGAGTACAATGCAAAGCCTGCAGATATACCCTCACCCTGGCGTAAAATCAGTATGGCCGATGCAGAGAAAAGTCTAGTGTAA